A stretch of Episyrphus balteatus chromosome 2, idEpiBalt1.1, whole genome shotgun sequence DNA encodes these proteins:
- the LOC129908472 gene encoding protein split ends isoform X2 — MVSTFIGLLDIQSWWEIPCISHFCSLFSSAFDLPDIDIEDLESALLCDGTDYQVGLVPELIVRLLKGCDALKCVANDITTSNYQMFLRRYLRQQCRTHNIENHFDTDIDFQSLAVRKRLLILHALCHFRLESRDVEVILSNLEADSLRVEPLGYDSKNSGYWYFYGTRLYREDTKQNNKTKIWQVICFTEEDWQNLAGKFKSATNAKEKALYNILNENFLPKLPQLFREREKLRRKKLLQTRNSSRIRNLVEVKARQEQERVKAERLERARLEQRILLEPPRIASSKSRRRRSQSTSTASGISTYASSVRPTTNSSDFLYQRETFCLTPDDIGAESTSTNNTNTVNQVDQIDQIDQISQENPDEEIVTFEDNQYQDSNNTTTTPNKQRKTNKKPNLLPKKTRKTRESGDCSSSTTEDKENYRYISDSESAESDNNMAPTTNIKLPGRQTNNSLSSLPGNIFIPPLSEGKEQEPPPARRASNSGSKTSGKKQKNPPTTVSAASTSSASTVRAGTSAVNTEQQQTVKNKKKNSSKSSSEDGTNKYFYSTTNISQTNPSILINNKNFNKNPPNFLSFTETDEVLQIGMHKVLVYVKNHRDAWPFMDPVEEDIAPRYYTIIRRPMDLLKMEDKLDNGEYNKFSEFRNDFKLIVNNCRLYNGQNNEYTEMVNNLQEAFDKATKKYFDHMSDDDDDSANLNYPDSKMNVFREKYFNKENSEGDEENNVAVVLSSKKAHTKLEKHNSKSKSDKNEETEDDEKIESEVMPESASRSNKRKRKDKDKDKRRKKKSKSKTVEVEIPEEDNCSSPEEEIKSRKKKDDPGTSGGRKTKKKLSTKQNGESKKKQKSNAVALTSKRANKNGETDDESESDEEKPSEISKPPAKVQEKSSTVSQKSKKATAEVSKKRKSRAKRTTSSSNATGRSKALSARNKSQSSRGEFLEAAKDEDDFNEEDDDEEKEESRSRSVSPFKVDLHKKYAKSALIDDSKEEYDEDDFRSVSTRSSSRESSVERRLPTPPVVEVVPKPSTSKQQTKSKPEYRKENSTGSSSDQSVAKSDKVSPTTTFDVPLFLDKYDLIKQRRSRTANNNEEKVSTATAAKKEPKKMTSSAASSSTSTLSTGRSRVQRESTDKPKAKVKEIVEEKQPAAKEPKVEELEKKVTPEKSSKVDDEPFAFKESEPPKTSTSKAPKKSTNTTAAKKPSKDSEKPPAKKPPARKAATSAAAATSNPLPVSPPIESPLKSKSTPAPAAAPAKATNMEALELETEQTLKDINRWLEHTPRFPEFSSASNSPSRYNALLDDFDSVSTKLDAADFRRPVPIATPKIDLVPKLAESLDDLVSEAEVPSCKKDIIAELIPTIGPSSASSSCGTPPHSSNSNNSGGSTSVNASSTSSTAMIPPVIPPKPKEPSTIQLLANPPPPPHIKNQMQKEAKRKSLKEKLAAGANPRRKDLVGTIDRLKPGKAKGNLIQNVAKPDELFPPGVQQKVKEIKNALVVKTDDSVPKLSLGSVLDNDGFGLGHSHSFTDRDKTETLSENKDDPTKSKTSDTSPENETEKSSTSLAETPFEVKKVSNPEPKADASATPNLSAWLKAFGVPKKAKKVEEEENKQQILKPSEITASDKPSEATSTSLNVMKSPSDNNNFSQPPPRTRKASTGSTISERSSFSQDPDSPRIAIDERFGSYSGNYTSPIGASPIGASPIMVSPKPEDVGKPNSPYPLNGTIKVGFYQDTTTKSSPDKSCSPRELPSPYPQYSQHIYSSASSPNVSTTEMSGNSPYGGNSYAPSAGSEASKTPVYSSSSPIPNLYEQYKQPQSQESDYNSSMSPSTPNPHSPYQAGANSPYQHPAQSPYQNPNSPYQQPAAPAVQPQQQQQTSVSQNIAFQPTTIDSPVVVAQNTVVPSQAVDSTAVPELPQQNSPYQQPANSPYQQQQTSPYTPSSVGSAYQPPNVFQESANNSTQQPPKIPKLGNVASAPQPAQQSVVVPQNDIPTYDTTQQYLGYQQPQQSCQQQQQQQQQPQQDAQLRSLYNLNKTSDWTNMSQVNEQFHPPTYAQYTLAAMSKDLSAPKPQDQYLQDQQNNSNTNPLKRHLETENDVMNPDYNTKVAKRTDPQQQQLQQQQQQVQQQHQQQQVQQQVQQQQVQQQVQPHQQVQQQQVQQQQQVQQQQVQQQQVQQQQVQQQQVQQQQVQQQQVQQQQQQVQQQQVQQNQQQQQQRQQQQVQQQQPQQQPTKQQQMYDSFLGSIGYGKHLDIPPNKAFDIYNRAANMGFSKDYSNPTAVKDQSLQQQQQSQQQPVVDTNIMSKPLNMVNSNTYNTQQQLQQQQQQQVQQQQQQQQQQQNIYTKPQNTYPTNLSQASPAVAIDKPNDSLISHLNSYKPQTYGSPTSSLLNINHHPLSSVMDETIMGLNQNTPSNGMAGVGGYYDKSMPPVAHMNITSQMYQNLTPYGSHATAISREQQQPQSNYVPSVSNVNNATVPTSAQSLEVIALESKPAKKTRGRKKAVPPVAAAAATVNEIAAKTNLNTAQPQASSNVANSQVSNANAQQQMNLHHSQMQNIQGFQLYAGLKTGVSSPSNMPSSTAASDAGAISLKTTAAAAASMVPGSAFNFGPSPAGLGLSAAGIYGDNSGYLDQFRDASNPYYMPTPTHRTGTTDTNAVDKTNNAAAATYPFLAHPSSRTPTFNPFVNAPQLDANSPFYQQYMQRQDDFRARMMINQGLLAPGGPAGYPQPGGYRASSLGIPKPYDINRQPWF, encoded by the exons ATGGTTTCTACTTTCATTGGCCTCCTTg ATATTCAATCATGGTGGGAGATACCGTGCATATCTCATTTTTGTTCGTTGTTTAGTTCCGCATTTGATTTACCAGATATTGACATAGAA GATTTAGAATCAGCTCTTTTATGCGATGGCACCGACTATCAAGTCGGCTTAGTACCTGAGCTCATTGTACGTCTCTTAAAAGGTTGCGATGCTCTCAAGTGTGTTGCAAATGACATCACTACCAGCAATTATCAGATGTTCTTAAGGCGTTACCTACGCCAACAGTGTCGCACTCACAACATAGAAAATCATTTTGATACGGATATCGATTTTCAATCATTAGCCGTTCGCAAACGTTTACTCATCTTACACGCACTCTGTCATTTTCGTTTAGAATCACGAGATGTGGAAGTGATACTCAGTAATCTAGAAGCTGATAGTCTTCGGGTGGAGCCGTTAGGATATGATTCCAAAAATTCCGGCTATTGGTATTTCTATGGTACGCGACTCTACCGCGAagacacaaaacaaaataataaaacaaaaatctggcAAGTGATTTGTTTCACAGAAGAAGATTGGCAAAACTTAGCTGGTAAATTTAAGTCGGCTACAAATGCCAAAGAAAAGGCTTTGTATAAtatattgaatgaaaatttcCTACCGAAATTGCCACAGCTGTTTCGTGAACGGGAAAAATTACGTAGAAAAAA ATTACTTCAAACTCGGAACTCAAGCCGAATCCGAAATTTAGTTGAAGTTAAGGCGCGTCAGGAACAAGAGCGAGTTAAAGCAGAACGCCTTGAGCGAGCTCGTCTAGAACAGCGCATACTCCTTGAGCCACCACGAATAGCATCATCAAAAAGCCGAAGAAGACG CTCCCAGTCTACTTCAACTGCTAGTGGTATATCAACATATGCAAGTTCAGTAAGACCTACAACTAATTCCAGTGATTTTTTATATCAGAGAGAGACATTTTGCTTAACACCAGACGACATAGGCGCTGAATCTACATCGACCAACAATACAAATACAGTAAATCAAGTCGATCAAATTGATCAGATCGATCAAATATCCCAGGAAAATCCAGACGAAGAAATTGTAACATTTGAAGACAACCAATACCAAGACTCGAATAATACTACTACAACACCAAACAAACAacgcaaaacaaacaaaaaaccgaaTTTATTACCAAAAAAGACTCGAAAAACTAGAGAGAGTGGTGATTGTTCTTCTTCGACAACTGAAGACAAGGAGAACTATCGCTACATATCCGATTCAGAATCAGCTGAATCAGATAATAATATGGCACCAACTACAAACATTAAATTGCCAGGCAGGCAGACAAATAATTCTTTATCGTCCTTACCGGGAAATATATTTATTCCGCCTTTGAGTGAAGGCAAGGAACAAGAACCGCCACCAGCAAGAAGGGCAAGTAATTCTGGAAGTAAGACAAGTGGAAAGAAACAGAAGAATCCACCAACAACAGTCTCGGCTGCGTCGACTTCGTCGGCTTCAACAGTACGGGCTGGTACATCAGCTGTTAATACTGAACAGCAGCAAACAGtaaagaataaaaagaaaaactcatCTAAGTCCTCATCAGAAGA CGGTACGAATAAATATTTCTATAGCACAACCAATATTAGTCAAACAAATCCAAGCATTCtgataaacaacaaaaacttcaaCAAAAATCCTCCGAATTTTCTTAGTTTCACGGAAACCGACGAGGTCCTTCAAATCGGCATGCATAAGGTACTAGTTTATGTGAAGAATCACCGAGACGCTTGGCCATTTATGGATCCCGTCGAGGAGGATATCGCACCCAGATATTATACAATTATCAGAAG gcCAATGGACCTTTTAAAAATGGAAGATAAACTCGATAATGGAGAATATAACAAATTTAGCGAATTCAGAAATGATTTCAAACTTATAGTAAATAATTGTAGACTTTACAATGGACAAAATAAcg AATACACAGAAATGGTTAATAACCTACAAGAGGCTTTTGATAAGGCGactaaaaaatactttgacCACATGtcggatgatgatgatgactctGCTAATCTTAACTATCCAGATTCAAAAATGAATGTCTTCCGGGAGAAGTATTTCAACAAAGAAAACTCCGAAGGCGACGAAGAAAACAACGTTGCTGTTGTGCTCAGCAGCAAGAAAGCTCATACAAAGTTAGAAAAGCATAATTCTAAATCTAAATCTGATAAAAACGAAGAAACAGAAGAcgatgaaaaaattgaaagtgaagTAATGCCAGAGTCTGCAAGTCGATCGAATAAAAGAAAGCGAAAAGATAAAGACAAAGACAAACGAAGAAAGAAGAAGTCAAAGAGTAAAACTGTTGAAGTAGAAATTCCCGAGGAGGATAATTGTAGTTCGCCGGAAGAAGAGATAAAATCTCGAAAGAAAAAAGATGACCCAGGTACTTCGGGCggaagaaaaacaaagaaaaaacttaGCACTAAGCAGAATGGAGAGAGTAAGAAGAAACAAAAGAGCAATGCAGTTGCGTTAACTTCGAAAAGAGCCAACAAAAATGGTGAAACTGACGATGAATCGGAATCTGATGAAGAAAAACCCAGTGAAATAAGCAAACCACCTGCAAAGGTACAAGAAAAAAGTTCTACCGTCAGCCAGAAATCTAAAAAGGCAACCGCAGAAGTTTCGAAGAAACGAAAAAGTCGTGCGAAACGCACTACATCTTCTTCGAATGCAACTGGTCGATCTAAAGCTCTTTCTGCCAGAAATAAAAGTCAATCGAGTCGGGGAGAGTTTTTGGAAGCTGCCAAAGATGAAGACGACTTTAATGAAGAGGATGACGATGAGGAAAAAGAGGAATCAAGATCTCGCAGTGTGTCTCCTTTCAAGGTCGACTTGCATAAGAAATATGCCAAAAGTGCACTTATTGATGATTCCAAGGAGGAATATGACGAAGATGACTTTAGGTCGGTTTCCACACGAAGTAGTTCGCGAGAATCGTCAGTCGAACGTCGTCTACCAACACCGCCAGTAGTGGAAGTTGTTCCAAAGCCATCTACTTCAAAGCAACAGACTAAGAGTAAACCAGAGTACCGAAAAGAGAACTCCACAGGAAGTTCCTCTGACCAATCGGTGGCAAAGAGCGATAAAGTATCACCTACAACTACATTTGatgtaccgttatttttagACAAATACGATTTGATTAAACAACGGCGCAGTCGGACAGCTAATAATAATGAGGAAAAAGTTAGCACAGCAACTGCGGCTAAGAAAGAGCCAAAAAAGATGACTTCATCGGCTGCAAGTTCTTCAACGTCAACATTATCGACAGGTCGTTCGAGAGTTCAAAGAGAATCTACAGATAAACCCAAAGCTAAAGTCAAAGAGATCGTCGAAGAGAAACAACCGGCAGCAAAAGAGCCAAAAGTAGAAGAATTAGAGAAGAAGGTTACCCCAGAGAAATCATCGAAAGTTGACGATGAACCGTTTGCATTCAAAGAAAGCGAACCACCAAAGACAAGTACGAGCAAAGCACCAAAGAAATCAACCAACACAACAGCGGCGAAAAAGCCTTCAAAGGATTCTGAAAAGCCACCAGCAAAGAAGCCGCCTGCAAGAAAAGCTGCTACTTCTGCTGCTGCTGCCACTTCTAACCCTTTGCCGGTTTCACCCCCAATCGAAAGTCcattaaaatcaaaatcgacACCTGCTCCAGCTGCAGCTCCTGCAAAAGCAACCAACATGGAAGCACTTGAGTTAGAAACTGAACAAACGCTAAAAGATATTAATCGCTGGCTAGAGCATACACCAAGATTCCCTGAATTTAGTTCGGCCAGTAACTCACCATCGCGTTACAATGCTCTTTTAGATGATTTTGATTCTGTATCAACTAAACTTGATGCAGCTGACTTTCGACGTCCCGTGCCTATTGCAACTCCCAAAATTGACCTAGTTCCCAAGCTCGCCGAGTCCTTGGATGATCTAGTGTCCGAAGCAGAAGTGCCCAGTTGTAAAAAGGACATCATAGCCGAACTGATACCAACAATAGGTCCAAGCAGTGCAAGTTCGAGTTGTGGAACTCCACCCCATTCAAGCAATTCCAATAACTCGGGTGGAAGTACAAGTGTTAACGCCTCATCAACTTCATCAACCGCAATGATTCCCCCGGTTATACCACCAAAGCCCAAAGAACCATCCACAATTCAATTGTTAGCGAACCCACCTCCACCGCCAcacattaaaaatcaaatgcaaaAAGAAGCCAAGCGAAAGTCGCTTAAAGAAAAACTTGCTGCTGGTGCGAATCCTCGCCGAAAAGACTTGGTCGGCACAATTGATCGTTTAAAGCCAGGCAAAGCCAAGGGAAATCTTATACAAAATGTTGCCAAACCGGACGAACTCTTTCCACCAGGAGTGCAGCAGAAAGTCAAAGAGATTAAAAATGCCCTCGTCGTTAAGACCGACGACAGTGTACCCAAGCTAAGCTTAGGCAGTGTTTTGGATAATGATGGCTTTGGTCTTGGACACTCGCATAGTTTCACAGATCGAGACAAAACTGAAACTCTTTCGGAGAATAAAGATGACCCAACAAAGTCTAAAACAAGTGATACATCGCCTGAAAATGAGACTGAAAAGTCCTCCACAAGTTTGGCTGAAACTCCATTCGAGGTGAAGAAAGTGAGTAACCCTGAACCCAAAGCAGATGCATCGGCTACACCGAATCTTAGTGCTTGGCTGAAGGCATTCGGAGTCCcgaaaaaagccaaaaaagtcGAGGAGGAGGAAAACAAACAACAGATATTAAAACCAAGCGAGATCACTGCGAGTGATAAACCATCTGAAGCGACAAGTACTTCCCTAAATGTCATGAAATCACCCtcagataataataatttttcgcAACCACCACCACGGACGCGAAAAGCTAGCACTGGAAGTACAATATCAGAGCGATCGTCTTTCAGTCAAGATCCTGACAGTCCACGCATTGCAATCGATGAGCGTTTTGGTTCATATTCGGGGAATTATACCTCACCCATTGGAGCGTCTCCAATTGGTGCCTCACCAATTATGGTTTCTCCAAAGCCAGAAGATGTGGGCAAACCAAATTCCCCATATCCACTCAATGGCACTATTAAAGTCGGTTTCTATCAGGATACTACGACAAAAAGCTCTCCGGATAAGAGCTGCAGTCCGCGGGAACTGCCATCGCCTTATCCGCAATATTCGCAGCATATTTACTCATCGGCATCATCACCCAATGTGTCCACCACAGAAATGAGTGGTAATTCACCATACGGTGGCAATAGCTATGCACCATCTGCGGGCTCAGAAGCAAGCAAGACTCCTGTCTACTCGTCCTCGTCACCGATTCCTAATCTCTACGAGCAATACAAACAGCCACAGTCTCAAGAATCCGATTACAACTCTTCAATGTCGCCAAGCACACCAAATCCACATTCCCCCTATCAAGCGGGAGCGAACTCCCCCTATCAGCATCCAGCACAGTCGCCATACCAAAATCCCAATTCACCATATCAACAACCAGCGGCTCCTGCAGTGCaaccccaacaacaacaacaaacgtcTGTTTCGCAGAATATAGCTTTTCAACCCACCACCATTGATTCACCAGTTGTTGTGGCTCAAAATACTGTTGTTCCAAGTCAAGCAGTTGATAGCACAGCTGTCCCAGAATTGCCTCAGCAAAACTCACCATACCAGCAGCCTGCTAACTCTCCATACCAACAGCAGCAAACTTCTCCATACACTCCAAGCAGTGTTGGCTCTGCATATCAGCCTCCAAATGTTTTCCAAGAATCGGCTAACAATTCCACACAGCAGCCACCAAAGATACCTAAACTAGGTAATGTGGCAAGTGCACCACAACCTGCACAACAGTCCGTCGTTGTACCGCAAAATGATATTCCAACTTACGATACAACGCAGCAATATCTTGGCTATCAGCAGCCACAACAATCATgtcaacaacagcaacaacaacagcaacagcccCAACAAGATGCGCAATTGCGTTCCTTGTATAATCTGAATAAAACATCAGATTGGACCAATATGTCACAAGTAAACGAGCAATTTCATCCACCAACTTATGCTCAGTATACACTGGCTGCAATGAGCAAAGACCTGTCCGCACCAAAACCTCAAGATCAATATCTTCAGGATCAGCAGAATAATAGCAACACAAATCCGCTAAAGCGACATTTAGAAACCGAAAATGATGTAATGAATCCAGACTATAATACCAAAGTTGCGAAGAGGACTGATCCTCAACAACAACAGcttcaacaacagcagcagcaagtgcaacaacaacatcaacagcaGCAGGTACAACAACAAGTACAGCAGCAGCAAGTACAACAACAAGTACAGCCTCATCAGCAAGTACAACAGCAACAAgtccaacaacagcaacaagtTCAACAGCAACAAGTCCAACAACAACAAGTGCAGCAACAACAAGTGCAACAACAGCAAGTGCAGCAACAACAAGTGCAACAACAACAagtgcaacaacaacaacagcaagtACAGCAACAGCAGGTCcaacaaaaccaacaacaacagcaacagcgACAACAACAGCAGGTTCAACAACAGCAACCACAGCAACAGCCAACTAAGCAACAACAGATGTATGATAGCTTCCTCGGTTCCATTGGCTACGGCAAGCACTTGGACATACCCCCAAACAAGGCGTTCGATATCTACAATCGAGCAGCCAATATGGGATTCTCCAAGGATTACTCAAATCCGACTGCGGTCAAAGACCAATcccttcaacaacaacaacagtctCAACAGCAACCTGTTGTTGATACCAACATAATGAGCAAACCCTTGAACATGGTAAACTCGAACACCTACAACACCCAACAACAActtcaacaacagcaacaacaacaggttcaacaacaacagcagcaacaacagcaacaacaaaacaTCTACACCAAACCACAAAACACGTATCCCACAAATCTCTCACAAGCGTCCCCGGCTGTTGCAATTGACAAACCAAATGACTCGCTAATAAGTCACTTAAATAGCTACAAGCCACAGACTTATGGCAGTCCCACGTCATCACTGCTCAATATAAATCATCATCCACTCTCCTCGGTAATGGACGAAACCATTATGGGCTTGAATCAAAACACTCCCAGCAATGGAATGGCTGGAGTAGGAGGCTATTATGACAAAAGTATGCCACCGGTGGCGCATATGAATATAACATCACAGATGTACCAAAATCTTACTCCCTATGGGAGCCATGCGACTGCTATATCAAgagaacaacaacaaccacaaagtAACTACGTTCCGTCGGTGAGTAATGTCAACAATGCGACTGTGCCAACTTCAGCACAATCCCTAGAGGTAATCGCACTGGAATCGAAGCCAGCTAAAAAGACGAGAGGCAGAAAGAAGGCAGTTCCACCGGTAGCTGCAGCGGCTGCGACTGTCAATGAAATCGCTGCAAAAACCAACCTAAATACTGCACAGCCACAGGCAAGTAGTAATGTGGCAAACAGTCAGGTTTCCAATGCAAACGCCCAACAACAAATGAATTTACATCATTCGCAAATGCAAAACATCCAAGGTTTCCAGCTGTACGCGGGACTCAAGACCGGAGTCAGTAGCCCTTCGAATATGCCTTCGTCTACGGCCGCATCTGATGCGGGTGCCATATCCCTCAAGACAACTGCTGCAGCAGCTGCTAGCATGGTTCCTGGCAGTGCTTTCAATTTTGGACCATCGCCCGCTGGACTGGGATTGTCAGCTGCAGGGATTTACGGCGACAACTCTGGGTATTTGGATCAGTTTCGTGATGCTTCCAACCCCTACTACATGCCAACTCCCACACATCGTACAGGAACAACCGATACCAATGCGGTGGACAAGACCAACAATGCAGCTGCAGCAACTTACCCATTTTTGGCGCATCCATCATCAAGAACGCCCACATTCAATCCGTTTGTGAACGCTCCTCAACTGGACGCTAATTCGCCGTTCTATCAGCAGTACATGCAACGTCAGGATGATTTCCGAGCTCGGATGATGATCAATCAGGGATTGCTTGCTCCAGGAGGTCCAGCTGGCTATCCTCAGCCAGGTGGTTATCGTGCATCATCTCTGGGTATCCCCAAACCGTACGATATTAACCGACAACCGTGGTTCTAG